From the Gaiellales bacterium genome, one window contains:
- a CDS encoding TatD family hydrolase yields the protein MIDTHAHLESVEGGAAAAIAQAAEAGVDRILTIGREQAVDLAGEHPGVWAIVGWHPHDASEADVAALRPLLTRPRVVGLGEVGLDFYRDNAPREHQRRVFAQQIDLANEVGLPLVIHTRDADEETFPMLERARVPVVLHCFSSPDRLAEAVSRGYMLSFAGNVTYPKAVELQEAAARTPAELLLAETDSPYLAPVPLRGRRNTPANVVHTLEFLAGLRGVDPGELGRQIERNAARVFSLP from the coding sequence GTGATCGACACCCACGCGCACCTCGAGAGCGTCGAGGGAGGTGCCGCTGCGGCGATCGCCCAGGCGGCCGAGGCCGGCGTCGACCGCATCCTGACCATCGGCCGCGAGCAGGCGGTCGACCTGGCGGGCGAGCACCCCGGCGTCTGGGCGATCGTCGGCTGGCACCCGCACGACGCGTCCGAAGCCGATGTCGCCGCGCTGCGGCCGCTGCTGACCCGGCCGCGGGTCGTGGGCCTCGGCGAGGTCGGACTCGACTTCTACCGGGACAACGCTCCCCGCGAACACCAGCGCCGGGTGTTCGCCCAGCAGATCGACCTCGCGAACGAGGTAGGACTGCCCCTCGTGATCCACACGCGCGACGCCGACGAGGAGACGTTCCCCATGCTCGAGCGTGCCCGCGTCCCGGTGGTGCTCCACTGCTTCTCCTCGCCCGACCGGCTGGCCGAGGCCGTCTCCCGGGGCTACATGCTCTCGTTTGCCGGCAACGTGACATACCCGAAGGCGGTGGAGCTGCAGGAGGCGGCCGCGCGCACGCCGGCCGAGCTGCTGCTGGCCGAGACCGACAGCCCGTACCTCGCGCCGGTGCCGCTGCGCGGCCGGCGCAACACCCCCGCGAACGTCGTCCACACGCTCGAGTTTCTCGCCGGTCTCCGGGGCGTCGACCCCGGCGAGCTGGGCCGGCAGATCGAACGGAACGCCGCCCGCGTGTTCTCGCTCCCGTGA
- a CDS encoding class I tRNA ligase family protein, whose product MAFSVTTPIYYVNSDPHLGHAYTTVAADVLARHHRQRGEDVFFLTGTDEHGGNVARAAEAAGLPPKEFCDQVSERFRRLTAEMESTHDFFIRTTDPEHERRVQAFVQKLHDGGHLYEGTYAGYYCSSCEVFYPEGDLVQPGNICPIHNRPTDWVEEKNWFFPLSTWAPRLLELYDADPNFVRPRARYNEARSLIAGGLEDVSFTRGSVSWGIPVPWEPSQTIYVWVDALLNYRTAQEYGLGRDVTSEFWPTSLHLMAKDILRLHGIVWPAMLLAAGYEPPRGLFVHGYFTSDGQKMSKTLGNVIDPFEVIGTLGADALRFYLLREVQWGQDGDVTWEGLHRRYEGELANDLGNLVSRATAMVVRYRDGRVPEGTNALPPVHEGVARRLGETDLTGALEEIWGLVRSANRYVEEQQPWVLARSDAESDARRLDDALYTLADTVRALGVLLTPFIPAAAGKILAAVGDPGATAWDRAALGLLPAGTQVQQPEPLFPRVER is encoded by the coding sequence ATGGCCTTTTCTGTCACAACTCCCATCTATTACGTCAACTCCGATCCGCATCTCGGACACGCGTACACGACCGTGGCCGCCGACGTTCTGGCCCGCCACCACCGGCAGCGCGGCGAGGACGTCTTCTTCCTGACCGGCACCGACGAGCACGGCGGCAACGTCGCTCGCGCGGCGGAGGCGGCCGGCCTCCCGCCAAAGGAGTTCTGCGACCAGGTCTCGGAGCGGTTCCGCCGCCTGACCGCCGAGATGGAGTCGACCCACGACTTCTTCATCCGCACGACTGACCCCGAGCACGAGCGCCGCGTCCAGGCGTTCGTCCAGAAGCTGCACGACGGTGGGCACCTCTACGAGGGGACGTACGCCGGCTACTACTGCTCGTCATGCGAGGTGTTCTATCCCGAGGGCGATCTCGTCCAGCCTGGCAACATCTGTCCGATCCACAACCGGCCGACCGACTGGGTCGAGGAGAAGAACTGGTTCTTCCCGCTGTCGACGTGGGCGCCCCGGCTGCTCGAGCTCTACGACGCCGATCCGAACTTCGTGCGCCCGCGCGCCCGCTACAACGAGGCGCGCTCGCTGATCGCTGGCGGCCTCGAGGACGTCTCGTTCACGCGCGGCTCGGTCAGCTGGGGCATCCCGGTGCCGTGGGAGCCGAGCCAGACGATCTACGTCTGGGTGGACGCCCTGCTCAACTACCGCACCGCGCAGGAGTACGGCCTCGGACGCGACGTGACGTCGGAGTTCTGGCCGACGTCGCTGCACCTGATGGCGAAGGACATCCTGCGCCTGCACGGCATCGTCTGGCCGGCCATGCTGCTGGCCGCCGGCTACGAGCCGCCGCGCGGCCTGTTCGTCCACGGCTACTTCACGTCGGACGGTCAGAAGATGAGCAAGACGCTTGGCAACGTGATCGACCCATTCGAGGTGATCGGCACGCTTGGCGCGGACGCGCTGCGGTTCTACCTGCTGCGCGAGGTGCAGTGGGGCCAGGACGGCGATGTCACGTGGGAGGGCCTCCACCGCCGCTACGAGGGCGAGCTCGCGAACGACCTGGGGAATCTCGTCTCCCGCGCCACGGCGATGGTCGTCCGCTATCGCGACGGCCGCGTCCCGGAGGGCACGAACGCGCTGCCCCCTGTCCACGAAGGCGTCGCGCGGCGGCTCGGCGAGACCGACCTCACCGGCGCCCTCGAGGAGATCTGGGGCCTCGTCCGCAGCGCCAACCGCTACGTCGAGGAGCAGCAGCCCTGGGTGCTCGCCCGCAGCGACGCCGAGAGCGATGCTCGCCGGCTCGACGATGCGCTCTACACCCTTGCCGACACGGTGCGGGCGCTCGGCGTGCTGCTCACGCCCTTCATCCCGGCCGCCGCCGGGAAGATCCTCGCGGCGGTCGGCGATCCGGGCGCCACTGCGTGGGACCGCGCCGCCCTGGGCCTCCTGCCCGCCGGAACGCAGGTGCAGCAGCCCGAGCCGCTGTTCCCGCGCGTCGAGCGGTGA
- a CDS encoding AbrB/MazE/SpoVT family DNA-binding domain-containing protein, with translation MSPRVGGVVRRVDELGRIVIPVEIRKRFGIADHDALEISVQGDSIVLARPHTECVFCGAGEGLTEFRDRAVCRNCVAELGSDVVSAAR, from the coding sequence GTGAGCCCGCGGGTCGGCGGCGTGGTGCGCCGGGTCGACGAGCTGGGGCGGATCGTGATCCCTGTCGAGATCCGCAAGCGCTTCGGGATCGCGGACCACGATGCCCTCGAGATCAGCGTGCAGGGCGACTCGATCGTGCTCGCCCGGCCGCACACGGAATGCGTCTTCTGCGGAGCCGGCGAGGGGCTCACGGAGTTCCGCGACCGTGCCGTGTGCAGGAACTGCGTCGCGGAGCTTGGCTCAGACGTTGTGTCCGCCGCGAGATAG
- the rsmI gene encoding 16S rRNA (cytidine(1402)-2'-O)-methyltransferase produces the protein MADTGALVVCPTPIGNLGDVTLRALEELRRADAAACEDTRHSRTLLARHGIDLPLIALHEHNERAQSPAIVRRVAAGDRICLLTDAGFPAVSDPGALLIAAALDAGIRPVVLPGASAVPVALAASGMAGGGYVFAGFLPRAAGALATLLDHLDGARLPIVAFESPKRLPSTLARLAGRDPERTAAVCRELTKLHEQVERGTIAELAASFEQPPKGEVTLVLAAAQERPSDLPDAAVLSELAGALGSKRAAALASTLSGVPRNQIYEALTRRR, from the coding sequence ATGGCTGACACCGGCGCCCTCGTCGTCTGCCCGACCCCGATCGGCAACCTCGGCGACGTCACGCTCCGCGCGCTCGAGGAGCTGCGCCGTGCCGACGCCGCCGCATGCGAGGACACGCGCCATTCCCGCACCCTGCTCGCCCGCCACGGCATCGACCTGCCGCTGATCGCGCTGCACGAGCACAACGAGCGCGCGCAGTCCCCGGCGATCGTCCGCCGCGTGGCCGCGGGCGACCGCATCTGCCTGCTGACCGACGCGGGCTTCCCGGCGGTCTCCGACCCCGGTGCGCTCCTCATCGCCGCCGCGCTGGACGCCGGCATCCGGCCGGTCGTGCTGCCAGGCGCCTCGGCTGTGCCGGTCGCGCTGGCCGCGTCGGGCATGGCGGGCGGCGGCTACGTGTTCGCCGGATTCCTCCCGCGCGCGGCCGGAGCGCTGGCGACGCTGCTCGACCACCTGGACGGCGCGCGTCTGCCGATCGTCGCGTTCGAATCGCCGAAGCGCTTGCCGTCGACGCTTGCGCGCCTGGCCGGGCGCGACCCGGAACGCACGGCTGCTGTGTGCCGCGAGCTGACGAAGCTCCACGAGCAGGTCGAGCGCGGCACCATCGCCGAGCTCGCGGCGTCATTCGAGCAACCGCCGAAGGGCGAGGTGACGCTGGTGCTCGCCGCCGCGCAGGAGCGGCCGTCCGACCTGCCCGACGCGGCCGTCCTCTCGGAGCTTGCGGGCGCCCTCGGCTCGAAGCGCGCCGCGGCGCTCGCATCGACGCTCAGCGGCGTGCCGCGCAACCAGATCTACGAGGCGCTCACGCGCCGGCGCTGA